The following proteins are co-located in the Doryrhamphus excisus isolate RoL2022-K1 chromosome 15, RoL_Dexc_1.0, whole genome shotgun sequence genome:
- the gspt1l gene encoding G1 to S phase transition 1, like isoform X2: MDQRDTAPDSWEQEDDVEATIDGQLESAFTTLNVNAKPFVPNVNAAEFVPAFAVKAHSENVDSVAPMENGDTEMTSEEPWDQKEAANEEEPGGGCCGDHGPVVVATTEETGSEMMEEEEETPIPKVPPTQSDAPKKEHINVVFIGHVDAGKSTIGGQIMYLTGMVDKRTLEKYEREAKEKNRETWYLSWALDTNQEERDKGKTVEVGRAYFETDKKHFTILDAPGHKSFVPNMIGGASQADLAVLVISARKGEFETGFEKGGQTREHAMLAKTAGVKHLIVLVNKMDDPTVNWSLERYEECKEKLVPFLKKVGFNPKKDIHFMPCSGLTGANLKEPTDMCSWYTGLPFIPHLDNLPSFNRSSDGPIRLPIVDKYKDMGTVILGKLESGSISKAQQLVMMPNRHVVEVLSLLSDDVETDDAGPGENLKLRLKGIEEEEILPGFILCNAENLCHSGRTFDAQIVIIEHKSIICPGYNAVLHIHTCIEEVQITALICLVDKKTGDKSKTRPRFVKQDQVCIARLRTAGTICLETFKDFPQMGRFTLRDEGKTIAIGKVLKLVAERD, translated from the exons ATGGACCAGAGAGACACTGCCCCTGATTCCTGGGAACAAGAGGACGATGTGGAGGCCACAATCGACGGACAACTTGAATCCGCTTTCACAACGTTGAATGTGAACGCAAAGCCCTTTGTTCCCAATGTGAATGCCGCTGAATTTGTCCCTGCGTTTGCCGTGAAAGCACACTCGGAAAATGTCGACTCTGTGG CTCCCATGGAGAACGGCGACACAGAAATGACCTCAGAGGAGCCATGGGACCAGAAAGAAGCTGCTAACGAGGAGGAGCCAGGAGGTGGCTGCTGTGGCGACCATGGCCCAGTGGTAGTAGCGACAACTGAGGAGACGGGGTCAGAgatgatggaggaggaagaggaaacgCCCATTCCCAAAGTTCCACCTACGCAGTCGGATGCACCTAAGAAGGAACACATCAATGTTGTGTTCATCGGGCATGTAG ATGCTGGAAAGTCTACTATTGGTGGGCAAATCAT gTATCTGACAGGTATGGTAGATAAGAGAACCTTGGAGAAGTATGAAAGAGAAGCAAAGGAGAAGAACAGAGAAACCTG GTATTTGTCTTGGGCCTTGGATACCAATCAAGAGGAGAGGGACAAAGGCAAGACTGTGGAAGTGGGCCGAGCATACTTTGAGACAGACAAAAAGCACTTTACAATCTTGGACGCACCGGGCCACAAGAGCTTTGTGCCCAACATGATTGGAGGTGCATCACAAGCTGACCTGGCTGTGCTG GTGATCTCTGCCAGGAAAGGTGAATTTGAAACGGGCTTTGAAAAGGGTGGACAAACGCGGGAGCACGCCATGTTGGCCAAAACAGCAGGTGTCAAGCACCTGATTGTTCTGGTGAATAAAATGGATGACCCCACAGTCAACTGGAGCCTGGAGAG ATATGAAGAGTGTAAGGAGAAATTAGTGCCATTTTTGAAGAAGGTGGGCTTCAACCCAAAGAAAGACATTCATTTCATGCCATGTTCTGGCTTGACGGGGGCCAACCTGAAGGAACCCACTGACATGTGCTCCTGGTACAC agGTCTACCATTCATTCCACACTTGGACAATTTGCCAAGTTTTAACAGATCAAGCGATGGCCCTATCAGATTGCCCATTGTTGACAAATACAAG GACATGGGCACAGTGATTCTCGGCAAACTTGAGTCGGGCTCCATCAGTAAAGCGCAACAGCTGGTCATGATGCCAAATAGG CATGTAGTGGAGGTGTTGAGCCTCTTGTCAGACGACGTGGAGACGGACGATGCTGGACCAGGAGAAAATCTCAAGTTGAGGTTGAAGGGAATTGAGGAAGAGGAGATCCTTCCTGGGTTCATCCTGTGTAATGCGGAGAACCTCTGCCACTCTGGACGCACCTTTGATGCCCAG ATTGTCATCATCGAACATAAATCTATCATCTGTCCTGGTTATAATGCTGTTCTTCACATTCACACGTGCATTGAAGAGGTGCAGATTACG GCCTTAATTTGTCTGGTAGACAAAAAGACAGGAGACAAGAGTAAGACACGGCCGCGATTTGTTAAGCAAGATCAGGTCTGCATTGCACGTCTGCGCACGGCAGGAACCATTTGCCTCGAGACCTTTAAAGACTTTCCACAGATGGGACGGTTTACCTTACGGGATGAAG GCAAAACCATTGCCATCGGTAAGGTTCTGAAGCTGGTCGCTGAACGGGACTGA
- the gspt1l gene encoding G1 to S phase transition 1, like isoform X1, whose translation MDQRDTAPDSWEQEDDVEATIDGQLESAFTTLNVNAKPFVPNVNAAEFVPAFAVKAHSENVDSVVAAEKIANMEVAESAAPMENGDTEMTSEEPWDQKEAANEEEPGGGCCGDHGPVVVATTEETGSEMMEEEEETPIPKVPPTQSDAPKKEHINVVFIGHVDAGKSTIGGQIMYLTGMVDKRTLEKYEREAKEKNRETWYLSWALDTNQEERDKGKTVEVGRAYFETDKKHFTILDAPGHKSFVPNMIGGASQADLAVLVISARKGEFETGFEKGGQTREHAMLAKTAGVKHLIVLVNKMDDPTVNWSLERYEECKEKLVPFLKKVGFNPKKDIHFMPCSGLTGANLKEPTDMCSWYTGLPFIPHLDNLPSFNRSSDGPIRLPIVDKYKDMGTVILGKLESGSISKAQQLVMMPNRHVVEVLSLLSDDVETDDAGPGENLKLRLKGIEEEEILPGFILCNAENLCHSGRTFDAQIVIIEHKSIICPGYNAVLHIHTCIEEVQITALICLVDKKTGDKSKTRPRFVKQDQVCIARLRTAGTICLETFKDFPQMGRFTLRDEGKTIAIGKVLKLVAERD comes from the exons ATGGACCAGAGAGACACTGCCCCTGATTCCTGGGAACAAGAGGACGATGTGGAGGCCACAATCGACGGACAACTTGAATCCGCTTTCACAACGTTGAATGTGAACGCAAAGCCCTTTGTTCCCAATGTGAATGCCGCTGAATTTGTCCCTGCGTTTGCCGTGAAAGCACACTCGGAAAATGTCGACTCTGTGG ttgctgctgAAAAAATAGCGAACATGGAGGTGGCAGAAAGTGCTG CTCCCATGGAGAACGGCGACACAGAAATGACCTCAGAGGAGCCATGGGACCAGAAAGAAGCTGCTAACGAGGAGGAGCCAGGAGGTGGCTGCTGTGGCGACCATGGCCCAGTGGTAGTAGCGACAACTGAGGAGACGGGGTCAGAgatgatggaggaggaagaggaaacgCCCATTCCCAAAGTTCCACCTACGCAGTCGGATGCACCTAAGAAGGAACACATCAATGTTGTGTTCATCGGGCATGTAG ATGCTGGAAAGTCTACTATTGGTGGGCAAATCAT gTATCTGACAGGTATGGTAGATAAGAGAACCTTGGAGAAGTATGAAAGAGAAGCAAAGGAGAAGAACAGAGAAACCTG GTATTTGTCTTGGGCCTTGGATACCAATCAAGAGGAGAGGGACAAAGGCAAGACTGTGGAAGTGGGCCGAGCATACTTTGAGACAGACAAAAAGCACTTTACAATCTTGGACGCACCGGGCCACAAGAGCTTTGTGCCCAACATGATTGGAGGTGCATCACAAGCTGACCTGGCTGTGCTG GTGATCTCTGCCAGGAAAGGTGAATTTGAAACGGGCTTTGAAAAGGGTGGACAAACGCGGGAGCACGCCATGTTGGCCAAAACAGCAGGTGTCAAGCACCTGATTGTTCTGGTGAATAAAATGGATGACCCCACAGTCAACTGGAGCCTGGAGAG ATATGAAGAGTGTAAGGAGAAATTAGTGCCATTTTTGAAGAAGGTGGGCTTCAACCCAAAGAAAGACATTCATTTCATGCCATGTTCTGGCTTGACGGGGGCCAACCTGAAGGAACCCACTGACATGTGCTCCTGGTACAC agGTCTACCATTCATTCCACACTTGGACAATTTGCCAAGTTTTAACAGATCAAGCGATGGCCCTATCAGATTGCCCATTGTTGACAAATACAAG GACATGGGCACAGTGATTCTCGGCAAACTTGAGTCGGGCTCCATCAGTAAAGCGCAACAGCTGGTCATGATGCCAAATAGG CATGTAGTGGAGGTGTTGAGCCTCTTGTCAGACGACGTGGAGACGGACGATGCTGGACCAGGAGAAAATCTCAAGTTGAGGTTGAAGGGAATTGAGGAAGAGGAGATCCTTCCTGGGTTCATCCTGTGTAATGCGGAGAACCTCTGCCACTCTGGACGCACCTTTGATGCCCAG ATTGTCATCATCGAACATAAATCTATCATCTGTCCTGGTTATAATGCTGTTCTTCACATTCACACGTGCATTGAAGAGGTGCAGATTACG GCCTTAATTTGTCTGGTAGACAAAAAGACAGGAGACAAGAGTAAGACACGGCCGCGATTTGTTAAGCAAGATCAGGTCTGCATTGCACGTCTGCGCACGGCAGGAACCATTTGCCTCGAGACCTTTAAAGACTTTCCACAGATGGGACGGTTTACCTTACGGGATGAAG GCAAAACCATTGCCATCGGTAAGGTTCTGAAGCTGGTCGCTGAACGGGACTGA